One Lutra lutra chromosome 7, mLutLut1.2, whole genome shotgun sequence DNA window includes the following coding sequences:
- the MAPK6 gene encoding mitogen-activated protein kinase 6, producing MAEKFESLMNIHGFDLGSRYMDLKPLGCGGNGLVFSAVDNDCDKRVAIKKIVLTDPQSVKHALREIKIIRRLDHDNIVKVFEILGPSGSQLTDDVGSLTELNSVYIVQEYMETDLANVLEQGPLLEEHARLFMYQLLRGLKYIHSANVLHRDLKPANLFINTEDLVLKIGDFGLARIMDPHYSHKGHLSEGLVTKWYRSPRLLLSPNNYTKAIDMWAAGCIFAEMLTGKTLFAGAHELEQMQLILESIPVVHEEDRQELLSVIPVYIRNDMTEPHKPLTQLLPGISREALDFLEQILTFSPMDRLTAEEALSHPYMSIYSFPMDEPISSHPFHIEDEVDDILLMDETHSHIYNWERYHDCQFSEHDWPIHNNFDIDEVQLDPRALSDVTDEEEVQVDPRKYLDGDREKYLEDPAFDTNYSTDPCWQYPDHHENKYCDLECSHTCNYKTRSSSYLDNLVWRESEVNHYYEPKLIIDLSNWKEQSKEKSDKKGKSKCERNGLVKAQIALEEASQQLAEKEREKNQGFDFDSFIAGTIQLSSQHEPADVVDKLNDLNSSVSQLELKGLISKSVSREKQEKGMANLAQLEALYQSSWDSQFVGGGEDCFLINQFCCEVRKDEQIEKENTYTSYLDKFFSRKEDTEMLETEPVEDGKLGERGNEEGFLNNSGEFLFNKQLESIGIPQFHSPVGSPLKSIQATLTPSAMKSSPQIPHKTYSSILKHLN from the exons ATGGCAGAGAAATTTGAAAGTCTCATGAACATTCATGGTTTTGATCTGGGCTCTAGGTATATGGACTTAAAACCATTGGGTTGTGGAGGCAATGGCTTGGTTTTTTCTGCTGTAGACAATGACTGTGACAAAAGAGTAGCCATCAAGAAAATTGTCCTTACTGATCCCCAGAGTGTCAAACATGCTCTACGTGAAATCAAAATTATTAGAAGACTTGACCATGATAACATTGTGAAAGTGTTTGAAATTCTTGGTCCTAGTGGAAGCCAGTTAACAGACGATGTAGGCTCTCTTACCGAACTGAACAGTGTCTACATTGTTCAGGAGTACATGGAGACAGACTTGGCTAATGTGCTGGAGCAGGGCCCTTTACTGGAAGAGCATGCCAGGCTTTTCATGTATCAGCTGCTACGTGGGCTCAAATATATTCACTCTGCAAACGTACTGCACAGAGATCTCAAACCAGCTAATCTTTTCATTAATACTGAAGACTTGGTGCTGAAGATAGGTGACTTTGGTCTTGCACGGATCATGGATCCCCATTATTCCCATAAG ggTCATCTTTCTGAAGGATTGGTTACTAAATGGTACAGGTCTCCACGTCTTTTACTTTCTCCTAATAATTATACTAAAGCCATTGATATGTGGGCTGCAGGCTGCATCTTTGCTGAAATGCTGACTGGTAAAACCCTCTTTGCag GTGCACATGAACTTGAACAGATGCAGCTGATTTTAGAATCTATTCCTGTTGTACATGAGGAAGATCGTCAGGAGCTTCTCAGCGTAATTCCAGTTTACATTAGAAATGacatgactgagccacacaaacCTTTAACTCAGCTGCTTCCAGGAATTAGTCGAGAAG CACTGGATTTCCTGGAACAAATTTTGACATTTAGCCCAATGGATCGGTTGACAGCAGAAGAAGCGCTTTCCCATCCTTACATGAGCATATATTCTTTTCCAATGGATGAGCCAATTTCAAGTCATCCTTTTCATATTGAAGATGaagttgatgatattttgctTATGGATGAAACTCATAGTCATATTTATAACTGGGAAAG GTACCATGATTGTCAATTTTCAGAGCATGATTGGCCTATACATAACAACtttgatattgatgaagttcAGCTTGACCCAAGAGCTCTGTCTGATGTCACTGATGAAGAAGAAGTACAGGTTGATCCTCGAAAATATTTGGATGGAGATCGTGAAAAGTATTTGGAGGATCCTGCTTTTGATACCAATTACTCTACTGATCCTTGTTGGCAGTACCCAGATCATcatgaaaacaaatattgtgatCTGGAGTGTAGCCATACTTGTAACTACAAAACAAGGTCATCATCATATTTAGATAACTTAGTTTGGAGAGAGAGTGAAGTTAACCATTATTATGAACCCAAGCTTATTATAGATCTTTCCAATTggaaagaacaaagcaaagaaaagtcTGATAAGAAGGGCAAGTCAAAATGTGAAAGGAATGGATTGGTTAAAGCCCAGATAGCTCTAGAGGAAGCATCACAGCAACTGgctgaaaaagaaagggaaaagaatcagGGATTTGACTTTGATTCCTTTATTGCAGGAACTATTCAACTTAGTTCACAACATGAGCCTGCTGATGTTGTTGATAAATTAAATGACTTGAATAGCTCAGTGTCCCAACTAGAATTGAAAGGTTTGATATCAAAGTCAGTAAGCcgagagaaacaggaaaaaggaaTGGCAAATTTGGCTCAATTAGAAGCCTTGTACCAATCTTCTTGGGATAGCCAGTttgtgggtggtggggaggactGTTTTCTCATTAATCAGTTTTGTTGTGAGGTAAGGAAGGATGAGCAAATTGAGAAGGAAAACACTTACACCAGTTACTTGGACAAGTTCTTTAGCAGGAAAGAAGATACTGAAATGCTAGAAACTGAGCCAGTAGAGGATGGGAAGCttggggagagaggaaatgaggaaggatTTTTGAACAACAGTGGGGAGTTCCTCTTTAACAAGCAGCTTGAATCCATAGGCATCCCGCAGTTTCACAGCCCGGTTGGGTCCCCACTTAAGTCAATACAGGCCACCTTAACACCTTCTGCTATGAAATCTTCCCCTCAGATTCCTCATAAGACATATAGCAGCATTCTGAAACATCTGAACTAA